The Brachionichthys hirsutus isolate HB-005 chromosome 11, CSIRO-AGI_Bhir_v1, whole genome shotgun sequence genome includes a window with the following:
- the clpb gene encoding LOW QUALITY PROTEIN: mitochondrial disaggregase (The sequence of the model RefSeq protein was modified relative to this genomic sequence to represent the inferred CDS: inserted 1 base in 1 codon) produces the protein MLSSVPTRLFARRSRSLSPCSRVLQTSANGPAWQNVREQKKETSRNPIVSTSRVSRRGILAEEPANANVNPSVQYHHLAPRWLSNLENRRSSWAALATRGRHNNKYWEESGRRDEGEGGGTQGGFGRAGVAPAGVLSAAAVAFCLKKDSDSKGDALLEAARTNNAQDVARLLKQGVDPNHRHRLGWTALMVAAMNRQHSVVKVLLEAGADPNPGDHFNNVYDTSREKGIHSLEVLVSREDEFSSRLSSRAGFRGCTALHYATLADDPRXVSMLLEAGANPCRPTVWVHTAQAYAKEGDASAALTEWEGKFQEAQARREAEERRRFPLERRLKEHIIGQEGAINTVASAIRRKENGWYDEEHPLVFLFLGSSGIGKTELAKQVARYMHKDIKKGFIRLDMSEFQEKHEVAKFIGSPPGYVGHEEGGQLTKLLKAYPSAVVLFDEVDKAHPDVLTIMLQLFDEGRLTDGKGKTIECKDAVFIMTSNVASDEIAQHALQLRQEVERAGRRKLADSMEDVQKREDVKISQQFKESVIRPILKAHFRRDEFLGRINEIVYFLPFCQSELLQLVSKELGFWAKKAKQRHDITLQWDRPVLDLLADGYNMHYGARSIKHEVERRVVNQLAAAYEQELLPKGCTLRLSVQAEDGDGDEEERSAPGLRLEVVGEDSSPRTLDIRSPLLPEH, from the exons ATGCTATCGTCTGTTCCCACCAGGCTCTTTGCGCGAAGGTCGCGCAGTCTGTCTCCGTGTAGCCGTGTGCTCCAGACCAGCGCGAATGGGCCCGCATGGCAGAATGTCCGCGAGCAGAAGAAGGAGACTTCTCGCAACCCCATCGTGTCCACCTCCCGGGTCTCCAGAAGGGGCATTTTGGCGGAGGAGCCCGCTAATGCCAATGTCAATCCGTCGGTGCAGTACCACCATCTGGCCCCTAGATGGCTGTCCAACTTGGAGAACCGCCGCAGCTCCTGGGCCGCGCtggccaccagagggcgccacAACAACAAGTACTGGGAGGAGAGCGGCCGAAGGGATGAGGGGGAAGGCGGCGGAACACAGGGAGGGTTCGGCCGCGCAGGTGTCGCCCCTGCTGGTGTGCTGTCGGCCGCAGCTGTGGCCTTCTGCCTGAAGAAAGATTCAGATAGCAAAG GTGATGCCCTTCTGGAAGCAGCAAGGACCAATAACGCTCAAGATGTAGCCAG gttATTAAAGCAGGGGGTCGACCCGAATCACCGGCACCGCCTCGGCTGGACGGCTCTAATGGTGGCTGCAATGAATCGACAGCACAG CGTGGTGAAGGTTCTGCTCGAAGCCGGTGCCGACCCGAACCCCGGAGATCACTTCAACAACGTTTACGACACGTCACGGGAAAAAGGCATCCACTCTCTGGAAG TCCTCGTGTCCAGAGAGGATGAGTTCAGCAGCAGGCTCAGCAGCAGGGCCGGTTTCCGTGGCTGCACGGCGCTTCACTACGCCACGCTGGCCGACGACCCAC ACGTCAGCATGCTGCTGGAGGCCG GTGCCAACCCCTGCAGACCAACAGTTTGGGTCCACACGGCACAGGCCTACGCTAAGGAGGGAGACGCGAGCGCGGCGCTGACGGAGTGGGAGGGAAAG TTCCAGGAGGCGCAGGCTCGGCgggaagcagaggagaggaggaggttccCCCTGGAGAGGAGGCTGAAGGAGCATATTATCGGACAGGAGGGGGCCATTAACACAGTAGCCTCAG ccatcaggaggaaggagaacgGTTGGTACGACGAAGAGCACCCGCTCGTGTTCCTCTTTCTCGGCTCGTCGGGAATCG GAAAGACCGAGCTGGCCAAGCAGGTGGCCCGCTACATGCACAAGGACATCAAGAAG GGCTTCATCCGATTGGACATGTCGGAGTTCCAGGAGAAGCACGAG GTGGCCAAGTTCATCGGCTCCCCGCCGGGCTACGTGGGCCACGAGGAAGGGGGTCAGCTGACCAAACTGCTGAAGGCGTATCCCAGCGCCGTGGTCCTGTTTGACGAGGTGGACAAGGCCCACCCCGATGTCCTTACGATCATGCTGCAGCTTTTCGACGAG GGTCGCCTCACCGACGGCAAGGGCAAGACCATCGAATGTAAAGACGCCGTCTTCATCATGACGTCCAATGTCGCCAGCGATGAGATTGcccagcatgcactgcagcTGCGGCAGGAAGTCGAGCGGGCCGGCCGCAGGAAGCTGGCCGACAGCATGG AGGACGTCCAGAAAAGGGAGGACGTGAAAATCTCCCAGCAGTTTAAAGAGTCTGTGATCCGACCCATCCTGAAG GCTCACTTCCGGAGGGACGAGTTCCTGGGCCGGATCAACGAAATCGTGTACTTCCTGCCGTTCTGCCAATCAGAGCTGCTCCAGCTGGTCAGCAAAGAGCTCGGCTTCTGGGCCAAGAAG GCTAAGCAACGCCATGACATCACTCTTCAGTGGGATCGCCCGGTTCTGGACCTTCTGGCGGACGGGTATAACATGCATTACGGAGCGCGATCCATCAAGCACGAG GTCGAGCGGCGCGTCGTCAACCAGCTGGCCGCCGCCTACGAGCAGGAGCTGCTGCCGAAGGGCTGCACCTTGCGTCTGTCCGTCCAAGcggaggacggggacggggacgaggaggagaggagcgcgCCCGGCCTGCGCCTCGAGGTGGTCGGGGAGGACAGCTCACCGAGGACGCTGGACATCCGCTCGCCGCTCCTCCCCGAGCACTGA